A window from Culex pipiens pallens isolate TS chromosome 3, TS_CPP_V2, whole genome shotgun sequence encodes these proteins:
- the LOC120416137 gene encoding uncharacterized protein LOC120416137, with product MAGFVRLLLLICLINGHHQLADPDLFEGGGLYGSPFDRSGYESDVFELLPYEDRYHPVVRPPRVKLVKKPPVKVAPPLNAIQKVVLTKPPHPGSYSMPSTAGAVILALLAQAVGTVFFMILAKLLLGMKAMLATNTATLALALWSHLKKKMKVHHTKVKKIKPPKEHHKKKKKTPEVNLVQLSKKQLKKIVKLLMKKKKKGH from the exons ATGGCTGGGTTTGTACGGTTGCTACTGTTGATTTGCCTTATCAACGGACATCATCAGCTGGCTGATCCGGATCTGTTTGAAGGCGGAGGGTTGTACGGGTCACCGTTTGATCGATCCGGGTACGAGTCGGATGTGTTTGAGCTGCTTCCGTACGAGGATCG ATATCACCCAGTGGTGCGACCTCCTCGGGTCAAACTCGTCAAGAAGCCACCAGTGAAGGTCGCCCCTCCTCTAAATGCGATTCAAAAAGTGGTTCTGACCAAGCCACCCCATCCCGGAAGCTACTCGATGCCCTCCACAGCGGGAGCGGTCATCCTGGCACTGCTAGCCCAAGCCGTTGGAACCGTCTTCTTCATGATCTTGGCTAAGCTGCTGCTCGGAATGAAGGCAATGTTGGCGACCAATACGGCCACCCTCGCATTAGCTCTGTGGAGTCATTTGAAGAAGAAAATGAAGGTCCACCATACGAAGGTGAAGAAGATTAAACCACCCAAAGAACATcacaagaaaaagaagaaaactccGGAAGTGAATTTGGTGCAGTTGAGTAAAAAGCAGTTGAAGAAGATTGTCAAGTTGCTgatgaagaaaaagaagaaaggtCACTGA